AAGGTCGTCCGCATCAGCAAGATCGACGCCACGCACGTGTCGGTCCGCTACTCCCGCGCGATCACGATCGACCCGCGCCTCGCCTCCGTCGAAGCGGCCTGCGGCAAGGTCACCCGCCCCGGCCCCGAGGCGTCCGCCACGTTCGTGAAGAACACCGAAACGAAGAAGTGGGCGCTCGGCGACGGCGCCCCCACCGAAGACGCCGCCGCGCTCTGACGCCGGCGCTCACGCCAGCGGGACGATGACGAAGCTCGGGCCCGCCTTGCGCGCCGGGCGATCGCCGAGCTCCGTCAGGGCCGCGTGCAGGGCGTGAAGGTGACGGAGGCCCAGCGGCAGCGCGTGCTCGTTCGGGTGGACGAGCGCCTTCTCCGGGTACTCCACCTCGCGCGCGTCCATCTCGATGTGCGCGCCGATGACCTGCTTCACCGGTCGATCGGCGGTGAAGGCGACGAGCCGCGCGACGCTCGCGCGGTAGGCGCCCCAGTCGCGCACGTAGAGGCGGCCGGGGTACAGCGTGTCGCCGGTGAAGAGGAGCTGGGTCGCGCGATCGTAGAACGCGACGTGGGCGGCCTCGTGGCCGGGGATCGCGAGGACGTCGACGAGGCGGCCGCCGAGGTCGATGACGCCGGGCTCGTCGAGGGAGGGGATCCCCAGCGCCGAGCGCACCGCGTCGACGTCGTGCGCGATGACGCTCGTGCGCGCGCGGCCGCGGAGCTGATCGTCGCCGCCGACGTGATCGTCGTGCGTGTGCGAGTGCGCGACGAGGAGGTCCGGCCGCGCGTCACGTAGCGCGCGCTCGACCGGCGCGCGGACGTCGGCGTCGCCGGTGCCGGTGTCGATGAGCAGCGACCGCTCGCGTCCTTGCAAGAGCACGAGGAACGGCGCCTCGAAGTGGGTCTTGATCGACTGACGGAGGAACGTCGTCGTCGCGTCGAGCGACCACGTGCGGACGCCGGGATCGTTGCCCTCGTCGTCGGCGAACGCGTGCGCGGCGAGGGCGTCCATTTCTCGCGTATCCTAGCGCTCGCGATGGCGGCGCGCCTCCTCGGGATCGACATCGGCACGACCGGCGTCCGCGCGGCGGTCTTCGACGCGCGCGGCGCGCTCCTCGCCGACGCGCAGGTCCCCTGCCCTTACGCGTCGCCGCAGCCCGGATGGGCGGAGATCGATCCCGAGCGCTGGTGGTCCGCGACGGGGGAGGTCCTCGCGCAGATCGACCTCGCCGGCGTGGACGCGGTCGCCGTCGTCGGCCAGGCGCCGACCGCGGCGCTCCTCGGATCGAAGCAGCCCGCGATCCTCTGGCTCGACACGCGCGCGGCGGCGGAGGCGCGCGCGATGGGCGAGCACGCGTATTACCTCGGACCGAAGCTCGCGTGGCTCGCGGCGCGCGGGCTGCTCGACGGCGCGACCGCGGTGGTGCAGTCGCACGCGTACGTCGCGTATCGCCTGACGGGCGAGCTCGCGACGGATCCGTCGACCGCCGCGCTCTGTCGCCCCCACTTCGATCTCGCCGCGCGCGCGTGGTCGGCGCCGCCCGACCTCGCGCCGAAGCTCCCGCCGATCCGCGCCGCGCACGCGATCCTCGGCCACGTGCGCGCGAACGCGTTCGGCCTCCGCGAAGGCACCCCCGTCGTCGCCGGCGGCGGCGACTTCGCGGCCGCGACGCTCGGCGCCGGCGTCGTCGCGGAGGGCGAGGCGTGCCTGATGCTCGGCACGGCGGGGAACCTCCTCGTCCCGCGCGCGACGCCGGGCACCGATCCGCGCCTCATCAACGCGCATCACGTCGGCGCCGATCTCTGGCTCTCGCTCGGCGGCACGCTCTCGGGCGGCGCGATGGAGTGGCTCCGCCGCGCGCTCGGCGACGTCCCGCACGACGAGCTCGAGCGCGAAGCCGCGCCCCTCCCCGCCGGCGCGGGGGGACTCCTCTTCCTCCCCTACCTCGCCGGCGAGCGGACGCCGATCTGGGACACCGACGCGCGCGGCACCTTCGTCGGCCTCGGCCTCGAGCACGGTCGCGGGCACCTCTGGCGCGCGCTCCTCGAGGGGATCGCGCTCGGCTTCGTCGATTGCCAGGAGGTGCTGGAGCAAGACGGCGTGAAGCTCACCGGCGTCGTCGCCGCCGACAACGGCGGCAAGAGCGCGCTCTTCCGGCAGATCCTCTGCGACGCGCTCGGCGTGCCGCTCTCGTATACGCCGCGATCGAGCGGCACCGTCGCGGGCGCCGCGATGCTCGCCGGCCTCGGCGTCGGCGCGCTCTCCTCGCCGGACGAGGCGCGCCGATGGCGCGGCGAAGCGGTCCATCACGAGCCGAACGCGGAGGCCCACGCCCGCTACCGCGCGCTCCTCCCGCTCCGACGAGCCGCCTACGAAGGCCTTCGACCGCTGAACGCGAGCCTCGCCCAGCTGCGCGGCGCGTAGGCCACGCGCTCAGAACGACGGATCGAAGGTCCGCGCCGAAGCGGAAGCGGAAGCGGACGCCGGCGCGGACGCGTCGATCGTGTTTTTCGAGGACTTCGTGGGTGTCGAAATCACGGCGACGCACATGACCATGACGCTCGCGAGGAGGATGAGGACGCCGACACCGAGGATCACCAGGACGACGGTGTTCGTCGACGACGAAGGACGCGCGAGCGGCATCGGGCGCGCCGGTGGCGCGGGTCGATCGCCCACGCCCCTCGCGCCGTGCTTCGGATGGGGACTCGGCGCGGCGTGCGGCGAAGGCTGGGTCGGCGAAGAGGCGACGTGCCGTCCGCTCGCAGGGTGAGCGTCGGGCGGCGGCGCGGCGCCGGGGCTCGCGAGCGTGGCCGCGAGGCGCTCGCTCGCGGCCTTCGGCGGAGGCGCCGCGACGTCGAAGGTGTTCGTGCGTCCGCCCGACGCCGCGGCGCTCGGCGCCTCGGGCAGCGTCGCCGGCGCCGCGGCGCTCGGCGCCTCGGGCAGCGTCGCCGGCGCCGCGGCCTTGACGGCGGACCAGCTCGTCGGGAGCGTCGCCTGGAGCGTCTGCGCCATCTCCGCGGCGGTCACGAAGCGCACGCTCGGATCCTTCTCGAGCGCGCGCGCGACCGCCGCCGCCAAGGCGCGCGGCGTCGCGGGGACGAGCGCGTCGAGCGGAGGAGGCACGTGCTCGATGATCTCGAACGGCAGCGCCGGCGCGTTGGCGCCGCGCCACGGCCGCGCGCCGGTGAGCATCTCGAACAGAACGACCCCCACCGCGTGGATGTCCGAGCGCGCGTCGGCGGGCTGTCCCCGCAGCTGCTCCGGCGCCATGTACGAGGGCGTCCCGAGGAAATGGCCCGTCGCGGTGCGAACGCCGCCCGGCACGTCGTGCATCTTGGCGATCCCGAAGTCGAGGAGCTTCACGTGCTCCTCGCCCGCGGCCGAGCGCGAGATCCAGACGTTCGACGGCTTCACGTCGCGGTGCGTGATCCCGACCCGGTGCGCGGCCTCGAGACCGGCGAGCATCTGCGCGGCGATCCGGGTGGCGCGGCTCGCCTCGAGCTGGCCTTCGCGCCGCAAGAGCGTCGACAAGGACTCTCCGGTGAGCAGCTCCATCACGAGGAACGGCGGGGCGCCGAGCTGGAAATCGAAGATCGCGACGACGTGCTGGCTCTGGAGGCCGCCGGCGGTCATCGCCTCTTGCTGGAGACGAGCGACCGACTGCGGATCGAGCTCCGCCAGCACCTTGAGCGCGACGCGGCGCCGGAGATCGAGCTGCTCCGCCTCGAACACCGCGCCCATCCCACCCGCGCCGACGCGACGAAGCACGCGATAGCGGCCACCGAGGACACTTCCGATGAGCGAGTCCAAGTCGACGCGCATCAGGGCCGAAAGTCGTCGAGCGAGATCTGGTAGTGCTTCAGCCAGCGATGGACCTGCGCGCGGTCCTTTCCGAGCGCGCGCGCCACCGCGGCCACGTTGCCGGCGCATCGCTGGAGCAGCTCGCGGAGCTCCGCCGCCGGCGGCGCGTTCGTGCGTGAGCCGGCCTTCGGCGCGCCCTCCTCCGTTCCTCGCGGGGAGCCGAGCGCCCGGTCTTCCGAGCGCTTCTTGGCGAGCGCCTCGAGCGCGCCCGGCGGGAGGTGCTGCTCGTCGAGGGCGTCGCCGTTCGCGAGGGCGACGGCGCGCCGGACCGCCGCGAGCAGCTCGCGGACGTTCAGCGGCCAGTCGTAGCGCAGGAGACCGATCATGAAGCGCGGCGTGACGCGGACGTTCGCGGCGTCGGCTTGGGCGAGGAACGCCTGCACGAGGAGCGGGATGTCTTCCTTCCGCTCGCGGAGCGGCGGCAGCGAGATCGTGTGCGCGCTGATCCGCGCGTAGAGATCGGCGCGGAACTGCTCCTTGTCCACGAGCTCCGCGATCGGGCGATGCGTCGCGCTCACGACGCGGACGTCGACCGGCTCGGACACATGGCTGCCGAGCGGCGTCACCTGGCGCGTGTCGAGCACGCGAAGCAGCTTCGCCTGCGCCTCGAGCGGCATGTCGCCGAGCTCGTCGAGGAAGAGCGTCCCGCCGTCGGCGCTCCGGACGAGGCCGAGGCGATCGCGCTCGAGCCCGGTGAAGGCCCCGCGCTTGGCGCCGAAGAGCTCCGCCTCGAGCAGGGCCGCCGGCACCGCCGCGCAGTTGACGGCGACGAACGCGCCGGCGCGCGCGCTCGCCACGTGGAGCGCGCGCGCGACGACCTCCTTGCCGGTCCCGCTCTCGCCGAGGACGAGCACCGACAGCGCGGCGGCCCCCGCGACGCGGAGGACCTCCGCGCGGACGGTGGCCATCGAGGGGCCGCCGATCAGCCCCGCGACCGCGGCCGGCACGTCGCGCTCGTTCTGACGTCCGAGGAAACGCTCGGCGCCGCGCTCGACGAGCTTGAACACGACCTCTCCGAAGCGGAGCTCGTCGCCGTGGACGACGGTGGCGCGCTCGATCCGCGCCCCGTTCACGAAGGTGCCGTTCCGGCTCCCGAGATCGTCCACCTGCCACGCGTCGGCCTGACGCGAGACCTTCGCGTGCGACCGCGAGACCGAGCTGAACGGGAGGACGAGGCCGCCACGCGGGGGCTCGCGCCCCATGATCAGCGGCTCGTCACCGAGGAGGACGGCGAGCGGGACGCGGACGTCCGGCGCGTAGAGCGTGACGAGGCCCGCGCTCGTCGCGCCGTTCGAGAGCGGACCGCCGCCGACGCTGAAGGTGCTCGTGTCCGCCGACATCGCGGAGGAGTATATTCGCACGGGCTTCGCGGGCGCGCCCAGGCCGAGCAAGAGGCGCAGCGGTGCTGATGGCTCCGTCAAGGGAGCCGCGCGCGTGGAAGCGGGCTCATTCGACCGACACCGCCGGCAGGCTCGTGTTGACGAGCCGCTCGTTCTCGATGCTGCCGAGGCCGAGCTGACCGTTCTCGTTCTTGCCCCAGCATTTCACCGCGCCGCCCTCGAGCACGGCGCAGTTGTGGAACGCGCCCACGGAGAGGGAGAGCGTCGCCGGCTCGAGCTTCACCGCGGGGAGGTTCTGCCCCATCTCGTTCGGGCCGTCGCCGCGGTGGTCGTTCTCGCCGATCCCGAGCTGTCCATAGAGGTGGTTCTGTCCCCAGCACTGCACCGCGCCCGTGGTGAGGAACGCGCACGTGTGATGGCTCCCGGCCATGACCGTCTTCACCGGCGCCGCGAGCTCCACCGCGCCGAGCGCGTCGCCCATCTCGTCCGGCCCGTCGCCGCGATGCTCCGCGTCGCCGAGGCCGAGCTGACCGAAGGTGTTGCTGCCCCAGCACTTCACCCGCCCGTCCTCGAGCTGGGCGCAGGTGTGGTAGCCCCCGGCCGAGACCGCCGTAGCCTTGCCGCCGAGCGCGATCGCGGGGAGCGCCGCGACGGTCTCTCCCGCCTTGTCGCCGCGATTCTCGGCGTCACCGAGGCCGAGCTGCCCCGAGACGTTGTCGCCCCAGCACTTCAAGATGCCTCCGGTCAGGACCGCGCACGTATGCCCGTAGCCGGCGGAGATCGCGGTCGCCGTCACGCCGTCGCCGAGAGCGACGTCGACCGGGTTCTCGCGGTTCGACGAGTCGCCGAGGCCGAGCTGTCCCAAGCCGTTGTTGCCCCAACACTTGATCTTGCCGCCTTGGAGGAGCGCGCACGTGTGGAGCCCCCCGGCCGTCACGGCGACGGCGGGGGCTTCGAGATCGACCTTCGCGAGCGCGGCGCCCATCTCGTTCGGATCGTCGCCGCGAGTCACGCCGTCGCCGAGGCCGAGGCGACCGGAGATGTTGCTGCCCCAGCACTTCACGTCGCCTCCCTCGAGCAGCGCGCACGTGTGCTCGCTGCCCGCGGAGAGCGCGACGACCACGCCGCCGACGTCGACCACGCCGAGCGCGGCGCCCATCTCGTCCTCCTCGTCACCGCGGTTGTTCGTGTCGCCGAGGCCGAGCTGACCGTCCTGGTTGCGGCCCCAACATTTGACCTTGCCGCCGAAGACGATGCACGTGTGCTCGCCGCCGGCCGCGATCTGCGTTCCTCCGCTGCCGTCGCCGCCTCCGCCGCCTCCGTCGCCGTCGCCGCCGTCCGTTTCGGTCGCCGACGCGTCGGGCTCGGGGTTGGGATTGGGCGTCGGGGTGCCGGCGTCGTCGGAGGCGGTGGCCGCTTGATCGCAACCGACGTGGAGCGCGGCGGCGCACGCGGTGATGCTCCAGGCGACGAGGGAGGTGGTGGTCCAGATTCGCATTTCGATGGTTCCTCTTTGCGGGTGCGGGTTCGTCGGCGCCGAAGAGCAGGACGCGTGCCTCGCCCCGATCGCGCTCGGACCCCCGCGCGGCGCGGTGTTTCGTGAGACCGTGACAGTCACGAAGCCGCTCGAGCCGTCACGGATCCGTGACGGCGCGCGGGAGCGACTGTCACGCCGCGCGGCCTCCGACCGCGAGAAACCAGGCGCGACGAAGACGCGAGCGAGGGCATGCGTCCTGCTGTCGGTTCGGTCCGTATGAAATTCCTCCTCGCCGTCCTGATCGTCGTCGTCTCGATCGGAAGCTCCCACAGCGAGGCCGACGCGCGCCCGTCGCGACGGCACCGCAAGCGGACACTCCCGGCGGTGTCGGTCGCACGGGCGCCGGCGCCGCCGCCACCCCCGGCCGCGCCGCCCGCCGGCGGCGCGATCGCGTGCTCGTGCACGACGGTCTCGAGCTGTCCGCAGATCGGCACGCTCTCCGTCGCCGGCTACAAGCGGCAGCCGCTCTATTGCAACCAGCTCAACGGCTCGGAGAACCCCGGCGTCGTCGGACGCGACGCCTGGTACTACCAATGCGTCGAGCTGGCGAACCGGTGGCTGGTCGACTCCGTGGGCGCGCCTTCGATCGCGGGCAACGCCAACCGCATGTGCGAGAACGCGGATCGCGGCGCGTACGAGGTCTACACGTCGTCGCACGATC
The DNA window shown above is from Labilithrix sp. and carries:
- a CDS encoding serine/threonine protein kinase, with the protein product MRVDLDSLIGSVLGGRYRVLRRVGAGGMGAVFEAEQLDLRRRVALKVLAELDPQSVARLQQEAMTAGGLQSQHVVAIFDFQLGAPPFLVMELLTGESLSTLLRREGQLEASRATRIAAQMLAGLEAAHRVGITHRDVKPSNVWISRSAAGEEHVKLLDFGIAKMHDVPGGVRTATGHFLGTPSYMAPEQLRGQPADARSDIHAVGVVLFEMLTGARPWRGANAPALPFEIIEHVPPPLDALVPATPRALAAAVARALEKDPSVRFVTAAEMAQTLQATLPTSWSAVKAAAPATLPEAPSAAAPATLPEAPSAAASGGRTNTFDVAAPPPKAASERLAATLASPGAAPPPDAHPASGRHVASSPTQPSPHAAPSPHPKHGARGVGDRPAPPARPMPLARPSSSTNTVVLVILGVGVLILLASVMVMCVAVISTPTKSSKNTIDASAPASASASASARTFDPSF
- a CDS encoding MBL fold metallo-hydrolase; this translates as MDALAAHAFADDEGNDPGVRTWSLDATTTFLRQSIKTHFEAPFLVLLQGRERSLLIDTGTGDADVRAPVERALRDARPDLLVAHSHTHDDHVGGDDQLRGRARTSVIAHDVDAVRSALGIPSLDEPGVIDLGGRLVDVLAIPGHEAAHVAFYDRATQLLFTGDTLYPGRLYVRDWGAYRASVARLVAFTADRPVKQVIGAHIEMDAREVEYPEKALVHPNEHALPLGLRHLHALHAALTELGDRPARKAGPSFVIVPLA
- a CDS encoding sigma 54-interacting transcriptional regulator encodes the protein MSADTSTFSVGGGPLSNGATSAGLVTLYAPDVRVPLAVLLGDEPLIMGREPPRGGLVLPFSSVSRSHAKVSRQADAWQVDDLGSRNGTFVNGARIERATVVHGDELRFGEVVFKLVERGAERFLGRQNERDVPAAVAGLIGGPSMATVRAEVLRVAGAAALSVLVLGESGTGKEVVARALHVASARAGAFVAVNCAAVPAALLEAELFGAKRGAFTGLERDRLGLVRSADGGTLFLDELGDMPLEAQAKLLRVLDTRQVTPLGSHVSEPVDVRVVSATHRPIAELVDKEQFRADLYARISAHTISLPPLRERKEDIPLLVQAFLAQADAANVRVTPRFMIGLLRYDWPLNVRELLAAVRRAVALANGDALDEQHLPPGALEALAKKRSEDRALGSPRGTEEGAPKAGSRTNAPPAAELRELLQRCAGNVAAVARALGKDRAQVHRWLKHYQISLDDFRP